The DNA sequence GCCGCGTTCAGGCTCTCAGCGCCGCCAGGCATGGGAATTCGGACGGTAACGTGAGGCAGCGCGCGAATGGTGTCGCTGACGCCATGAGCCTCATTTCCAATAACCACAATGCTGGCGCCGGATGGATCTACCGCCGGAAGTTCAACCGCATCCTGAAAGTCAGCCAGATAGAGCGTCGCTCCCTGGGTCAGGCGCTGATTCAGCCATGCTGTATCCTGATTCAGCATGAGGGGCACCTGAAAGATGCTGCCCATGGTGCTGCGCAATACTTTTTCCTGATAAGGGTCCGCACAGCCCTTGGACAGAATCAGACCATCCAGGCCGAACGCATGAGCAGTTCGGATAATCGTGCCAAGATTCCCCGGATCTCGAATCTCGTCCAGATACAGCCACAGGCCGCTGGTTTTCTCAAATGCGTCTGAGGATGGAGCGGGAATTCGGGTCTGAGCGAGGATCCCCTGGGGCGTCACCGTGCCTGCCAGGTCCTTCATCAGGTCCGGCGGAACGATCAGGATCTCACATTCCGACTTGAGATTCAGTCCCTCCAGCAGTATTTCATCCTGAACGATAACGCAGTCAATTTCAACCTGCTGGCGCAGCGCTTCCTTAAGAAACCGCTGTCCTTCAATCAGAAATGTACCCGTCCGCTCCCGGTATTTTCGCTCCTTGAGCTTTCGCAGCTCTCTCAGTCTGGGATTCTGAAGACTTGTAATGTTAGTCTTCATCGGCAAGAACCGTGTGCTCCAGATGAAGCAGGTCTTCATTGGTTCCGACCGCAATAATGACAGATTCCGGCGGGATGACCACATCCGCTGTCGGAGAAATATTAATATCATCCGTTTTGCTGCGCAGAGCCAAAATCGTAATGCCATAGTTTGCCCGAACATCCAGATCCTTAATGGTTCTGCCAATCCAGCTGTCTGGTGCATTCATCTCAATGATCTGGTAATCATCGGACAGTTCAATCAGGTCCACCAGGTTGGATGAAACCAGATTGTGGGCAACCCGGTAACCCATATCCTTCTCCGGAAGCACGACCCGGTCTGCCCCGATTTTCAAAAGAACCTTCTTATGGAGTTCTGACTGGCCTTTGCATATGACGTATTTTACACCCGCTTCCTTAAGCAGCAAGGTAATCATAATGGATGCCTGGATATTGGAACCAATCGTGACGACGGCAACGTCAAAATTACGGACTCCCAACGTGCGCAGGGCATATTCATCCGTTGCATCCAGCTGGACCGCATGGGTCACTTTATCGGCAATATCCTGAATGACATTTTCATCCTTGTCGATGGCCAGAACATCATGTCCCAGTTCTGAGAGCGTTTCTGCTACGGAAATGCCAAAACGGCCCAATCCGACGACGATAAATTGCTTTGCCATAATTCTTTAACACCTTTCTCATCCCGCATGATGGCGGGTTGCTTTTCTCGATCCCCGATCGGGTTTTTTTGATCTGTTATACTTTCCTTCAATATCTCCCGTTTCATATCTCCCGTTTCATGTCTGACCGGGACACACGATGCTCTGCCTGAGTACTCTTACCCGATCAGAATCTTCCCTTCCGGGTAAGCGATCTGAGCCGGCGTCTTCTGCCGGGATAGTGCCAGGAGGACTGTGATGGGGCCGACCCGTCCAAAGTACATTCCGGCAATCAGAGCTGCTTTGGAGGTAAATTGAACATCTGGAGTAATCCCCTCGCTCAGCCCGACCGTAGCAAACGCGGAGGTGGCTTCGAAGATCAGCGCTTCCATCGACGTTCCCTGAGCGGACTCAAAGAAGCTCATGACCAGCGTCACGCCGAATACTATGCCCAAGCCAATGACTACCACGGCAAAGGCTTTGAACACACTGTCCTTATCAATCCGGCGGCCAAAGGCTTCCGGGTCATGGCGGCCCTTGAGGACGCAAAGCACGGTCAGGAACAGAATACTGATGGCGGTTGTTTTGATACCACCGGCTGTGGATCCGGGTGATCCGCCGATAAACATCAGGATGATGGTCAGCAGGCGGGATGCCATGGACATATCCGGGATGGAGATTGCATTGAAACCTGCTGTTCTCGGGGTAATCGACGCAAACATGGAATTGGTCACCTTGTCGAGGAAGCTCATGGAACCTATGGTGGCGGGATTGGAATATTCGAAGACAAAGAACAGCAATGCCCCGCCGAAAATCAGGAACAGCGTTGTCGATAGGACAAGCTTGGCGTGGAGTGACAACCGAGTAATGGACTTGAAGTTCCAGATTTCCATCCAGACTGAGAATCCAAGACCGGACACCGCGATGAGGGTCATGATCGTTGTCAGGATGATCTTGTTGGTATTGACGCCAGTCAGCGAGGCAAAGTTCCCCATCAGATCGAAACCGGCGTTGCAGAAGGCTGAAATTGAATGGAAAATGCCGTAATAGATCCCCTCTGCCCATCCGACCATGGGAATGAACTGCGTCATCAGAATCAGTGCTCCCGCCAGCTCGACACCAAACGTGAATCCAACCACATACCGGACCATCTTAATGATTCCCTGCAGGTTCATGGCGTTGTACGCTTCCTGCATCAGCAGGCGCTCCTTGAGTCCCAGTTTTTTGCCCATGAAGACAGCAGTTAATGTGGCAAAGGTCATAAAACCCAGCCCGCCGATCTGTATCAGGCTGATGATCACGGTTTTTCCAAAATAGGTCCAGTGGGTTCCTGTATCCACTGTAACCAAGCCGGTTACACAAACCGCACTGGTGGAAACAAACAAGGAGTCAATGAATGGGGTCACTGTTCCAGTCTGGCTGGAAATGGGCAGCATGAGCAGAAGTCCTCCCAGCAGTATGACCAGGGCAAAGCCCATAGCCAGAACCCGGACTGGATTCATTTCTATCTTCAGCATTTTAGGCAATGAAACTTTCTTTGGTAAAGTCATAGTGATTCCTCAATTCAAGTCTAATCTGTGCCGTTCAATAGACCGCTGCCGCAAGGCAGCGGTCCAACGGGCCAACCTGGTTCTATAAGTTATTGTTCTGATTCGTCTCTTAACAAAGGATACTCCGACTTTATCAGAAGTTCAACTGTTCTCTTGAAGATTGATTGTTAAATATACGTTGCGTGTCATTCTTCGGATCAGGATCTTCCCCTGCCCCGATCGGACTCGTCCTTTCAGTCTTTCTGTTACTGGTTTATTTTGATGGGGCGAATCACACTGAACAGATCTTTTTCCTGGTTAATCTTGTCCTGGCTGCCCAGTACGCACAGATAATCCTGTTTCATCAGCTCATCCATCAGCTGGGCTTTGGCCATGATGCTGTCTTTTGTCGTATCAATGGCCTGGCTCATCCGCTTCTCGATTTCCGCTTCTGATGATCCAGAGAATCGCCGGGCCAGCACCAGAGTGTTGATGTCCGAGGCGGTTAGAGGTGGATTAAACCGCGGCATGGTACCGATGATATAGTTTTTGACATCATCCTCATCCAGTGCGAAATTGCGCAGGAAGTCACTCATTCCGTCATAAACATTGACCGTATTTCTCAGATTGGGATCCCGATAGGAATACGTAACGGCATTGCCGAACGGATCGATGGAAATTCCGGCTCCGTAAGCCCCGCCGCGGGCACGGATCGCGTTGTGGAGATAATCCATTGATAGAATCGACGCCAGAACAACCATTTCTCCCGTATACTCAAAACCAAGCTTTTTCAGATTGTACCCCTTCGCCGCATACTGCACTCCGGAGGCGGAGGTCAGTCCTTCCTTGCGATGTCCCAGTTCAAAGACAAGCGGCACCGCTGGCCGGGCACTTCCCTGGGGCAGTCTCCGGATAAAGTCGGCAGCTGCATCCATCAGTTCTGACTTGCGTTCCGGTTCTCCCGTCAGACTCAGCACCAGGTCCTGAGAACCGAACAGGCGCTTGGCGACGCGGCGAAGATTCGTCTGGATCAGATCCGAGTTGCCGTCAAAGTCCTTCAGCAGAAGATTCAGGTGATCGTAAAAATCAATGCCCGAGAGTTCTTCCAGATAGCGGGATGCCTGATTGAAGAATGAGGCAACGCGCTGCATGACGATGGTATGACCCTGGAAGTCGAAGCTGGACTCCAAATTGGACCGCAGCATCAGGAAAATTTCCTTCAGGCGCTTATTATCGGAAAAGCCCGTCCGGAAAAGGACTTCATCCAGGAATTCAAACATCTTGGGGTAGTAGTCACCCATTGCGGAGCTGTAGACATTGAATCGTGCTTCGTATTCATCCGGACCGCTCAGTTTTTTAAATACGCTGGGAGAGAAATGCAGTCCTGAGGTATAGATGTTGATTTCATTATTGAGTTCAGAGTACGTATATTTGTCAGTTCCGATGATTCCCAGCACAGCAGCCAGATAGCCGGCCCAGACAATGTCTTCCCGTTCCAGGGGTGCCATGGAGAACGCAGCGGTCAGATAACTGATATCCGATGAGTTCCAGGGATGGAACAGCAGATCGGCATTGCCCAGACGGACACTCTCCTCCTCGATATGGGGGATGTGTCGGTCGATGTCTGACAGGTCAAGATGAGGGATCGTTGCCTTGTCTTCCTTGGAATCCTCCGTTGTCTGGAATTTCAGCAGCTTCTCATTTTCTGCAATCAGATCTGCCAATGCTTCCTGGGACAGGCCCGCCTTGAGCTCAGCCAGGTCTTCTTCCACCTTGCGGTCCAGTTCGCCGAACAGGTTCGCTTTGGGACGATGGATCGCCAGGATCTTCACCGGATTGTTGAGAATCCGCACCTGGATGATGCGTTCAAACAATCCTTCTTTCATGCCAAGACGCATCCGGGCAAACACATCATCGAAGTTGAGGTAGCTGGCTGCATCATTGCCATAGCGCCATGCACTCATGACATTGATGAAGTAGATGATGCCTTTCAGGGTTCCGCGGGCTTCCCGCAGCTTGAATTCCGTCCGGTTCAAAGCGGCCAGCAGCAATTTCTCATCAATCCCCTGCTCCGTCATGTGCTTCAGGGTTGATTCGATCACACCGACAAACTCATCGAGCCGGCCATCTGCCGTGTGCTTCGCTGCCAGTCCAAAGTCAAGGTAATAGGTATCCCCGGACAGGCTCATGAAATCTTCGCCGAGGCCCTTCTCCAACAGAGCTTGTTTGAGCGGTGAGGACTCAGACTGGATCAGCACTTCGTTGAGAATGGTATTGATAAAATAGTCATCCACCGAATCAGCGTGCCCCAGGGATACAGCATAGGACAGGTAAGAGTGCTCCTTCGCCGTTTGATTCTCATCGGCGGGATACTCAAAGTCAAAGCGTTTGATCCCAGGCTCCTGTTCTTTTAAAACCAGGTCAGAGTCCGGATTCTTCCGCTGGAAATGGCAGAGGTATTCTTCATCCAGAAGCCGCAGCAGATCCTCCCGGTCAATGTCGCCATACAGATAAATCATGCTGTTGGATGGGTGATAATATTTCGTATGGAATTCCTTCAGGCCCTCATAGCTTAACCCGGGGATTTCATAGGGGTACCCGCCGGATTCGTGGTCATACGTTGTCCCCTGGTTCAATGCGCGTGCTACCTGGATGGCTACATTGGCCTCCGGGGAAGAATACGCCCCCTTCATTTCATTGTAGACTACGCCATTGTAAGTAATGGGTTCATCCGGTGAGAGAATATGATGATGCCAGCCTTCCTGCAGGAAGATCTCTTTCATTTCATGAATTCTGGGGAACAGGACAGCATCCATGTAGACATCGATCAGATTGCGCAGATCCTTGCGATTCTGGGAGGAAATGGGATAAATCGTCATATCCGGAAACGTCATCGCATTCAGGAATGTATTCATGGATCCTTTCAGCAGTTCCATGAATGGTTCCCTGGTCTTGAACTTTCGGGATCCGGACAGCACTGAGTGCTCCAGAATATGGGCTACACCGGTAGAATCCTCCGGCGGCGTCCGGAAACCAATGCCAAAAGCCATGTGGGGATCTTCGTTCTGAAGATGCACCAGGTGGGCACCGGAGGTTTCATGTTCGTAATACACAATGGTCGAACCTGTTTCCTTGGAGGGTTGCTCTCCCACCCGACGGAAACCGTGCAAAATGTCATTATTGGTCATAATATGCTCCTTTGAAACAATCTGCTTACATTTTATCATATTCCGATCACTTCTTCTTGTTCGACAACTGTCTAACTTAAAAAATCCTCCCAAAAAACAGAAAAAGCCCGGATGGGCTCTTCTGAAAAAAGTATTATGCTTCTCTTACGCTCTTTGCCTGAGCAATGAGGTTTGCAAATCCTTGAGGATCGTGGATTGCAATCTCAGACAGCATCTTGCGGTTGATTTCGATTCCCGCTCTCTTCAGTCCGTTCATGAACGTGGAATAGGTCATTCCGTTCAATCTGGCCGCTGCGTTGATACGAGCGATCCAGAGCTTTCTGAAATCTCTCTTTTTCAGTCTTCTGCCGACATAGGCGTTTCTCAGGGCCCGGATGACGGTTTCATTCGCTGTACGGAACAGCTTGGATTTTCCGGCGTAGTAGCCCTTTGCAAGCTTCAGGACTTTTCTATGATTCTTCTTTGCGTTGACCGCTCTTTTTACTCTTGCCATTTATCTTGATCCTCCTTCTAAATGTAAGGAAGTAATCTTCTGATTACTTTTTCCTGGGCAGTGGAGACATATCCTGTCTTTCTTAAGTTTCTCTTTCTCTTAGCTGACTTCTTGGTCAGAATATGGCTCTTGAAGGCCTTGGATCTTTTGAATTTTCCAGTTCCGGTTTTGCCAAAGCGCTTGGCAGCCCCTCTGTGAGTTTTCATTTTTGGCATGATAAGGTTCCTCCTGTGAATTGATTATTTTACGTTGGATGTGATCACCATTGTCATATTTCTGCCTTCCATGGTGGCTGGCTTTTCAATGGTTCCGAATTCTTCGACTTTGGCAAAAAACTCTTTCATGAGATCGTAGCCTTTATGGCTGTGATCTGCTTCCCGCCCACGGAATCGGATTGTTACCTTGACCTTGTCACCGTCTTTCAGGAACTTGAGTGCGTTGTTGGCCTTGGTGGTCATATCATGTTCTTCAATGTTTGGTGAGAATCTGATTTCCTTGATCTCTACCGTGCGCTGCTTCTTTTTTGCCTCTTTTTCTTTCTTGGTTTGTTCATAGATAAACTTGCCGTAATCCATGATGCGACAGACAGGAGGAGTGGCGGTAGGAGCGATCATGACTAAATCCATTTCTTTTTCATCAGCGATCCGCTGAGCTTCCTTCGAAGACATAATTCCAAGCTGTTCTCCGTCGTAGGTCACAACTCTGACTTCTTTCTCTCTGATCTCGTTGTTGGTCGGGTAATTCTTGCTTATATTTTTCACCTCCGGGGATAATAAATAAGGACGGCATCACGCCGTCCTTCGTAAACTCTAACAGTTATGCGTTCATCGGTTGACCGACGATCGCATGCTTGATTTCCAGTTTAGCATGACCTGACAAAACAATATCCGGCAGGTGAGAAACGGCAGTTTCTGCTTCGTACTTTTCTATGATAAAGGAATGCAGCTCTGTTGTCAAGAAAATATTGGAACTTCGCAAAATTCTTTCGCCGCTGCAGGATATGAGTCCAACAATCGCTTGATTTTTAGCGGTGACGCGAGAATCAACCATCCAAACGATAGGATGGCAGAGGATGATCAGCCGTCGGCCGAATCATCTGGCGAAAAAAAGAGAGGAACGCATTCCTCCCCCATCGAGAAAATATATCTGAAATTTTTACTCAAATATTTTGAACAGCTGATTACGTGAATTCCCAGTTATATGAAAGATCAGAGCTGGGGGTATTAACCTCTTACAGACGAATGCGTTCAAGGAACATAGGATTGGCATAATCATGACGGTAAATGTTTCCACCCATCAGGAAGAAGATGATATCATTGCGCTCATAGCCTTCTTTGTGCAGACGGTTGGTCTTCATGAATTTTTTCATGTTGGAATTGCTCAATTGACTGATCGAACGGATTTCCATGGCAGAATAATACCGATTGGAGAAAATGCTCTCCAGGTTCTTCTGCATTTCCAGTTTGAATGCCAGGTCTGTCTCCGAATTTTGATGCGGGCCTAGCCCACCCCGGTGATGTTCCGGACATAGATAAATGTAATTAAGCGGTGTTTCCAATCCGCCCTCTGATTTATGAATTACATGGTGCTTATCCCCTGGCTGGCCGCATACGATACAATGTGACAATAAGCAAAACCTCCTTCCTTTTCTTTATTATACCACAAACCGAAACTTATTCGAACATCTGTTACCAAGCGAGATAGTGTCAACTTACTTTCGGTTCAAAAATTGAATAGGCCTGCCGTGCGGATTCCAAGTAGCCCGGGTTTTACGATTTATACCACCCAAAATGAGGCGTTGCATAGCTGATTGAACCTTGTTTTACCGGGTAGACCCGGCTATTCTTCACGATCCGTTTTTCCAGCCTCAAAAGTCGGGCTTCCTTCTTCTTTTCTTTCTCTTTGGCAGCGAAGTAGCCCATGAGATCCCCGCCATTGAGGACGAAAACTCGCATGCGCGCTATATTCTCAGCACCTACTGTGCTCCACCCCATCGGGCGTGATGATAACCGTGAGGAAAGCACATGACTGACATGCCCTTCCGCACTGCAGCCCTGATAGCCCGACTTGGCCGCGTTCTGGATCGATTCCCAGTTGGACAAAAGATAGGTTTTCATCTCGCCTAACTTCTTTTCCTGGGTCTTTTTAAGCGGCAATCCCGCCGCTGATTCGAAGAATGTGTTGATGTCCTCAAGGGAGTCCATGCTGATGGCGTCTTTGAGGTACCAGTAATATTCATCCTTTGTCCCTTTGTAGGAATCAATCGGCGTTGCCGCCTGGCGCAGGGCCTTTTCCAGGTGGAACTTATCCAGATAGAGCTTGCATCGAGGCAGAATCTGGGCACCCATCTTGATCCAGGACGCCCCATCCCCTGATAAGGAGATTTCCTCGATCTTATCCACTTCATAAGCCGAGTTCAGGTAATCGAACACTTCGTACCACAGTTCATCCGAGTTGCCCTTGTAGAAGCCTGCAAATCGACGTACACCCATTAAGGCCTTGCGTCTCTTCCCGACACTCTGCTGCCCCTCATGGACGTAGATCAGCCGCATCTGCTGATTGGAACCGTCCTGCATAGCTACATGATCCTCATCGGCCTCAATATAGATCCGAGATACCACTTTTTTCTGAGGCAGGGGTCCCTCAGAAGACTCAATGTTCCCCAGTCGATGGACCAGATTCATTACCGTAGTGCGGCTGGTAATTCCGCTGCTTGCATAGCGCTCCACCGTCCCCTGGTAAGAAATATCTTTAGCACTGGAGAGAAGACACGAGGCTAGTTCCCGGCTGATTCTCTGATGGGGCTCAAGGCCCAGAAGACGATCCACCAGACACACATGGTGATTAGTCTTTTTATCCCGAAAGTACGTCCGGTCAAAGACCACAGGTCCGGCTGTAGTAGCGATGGTTTTTGTTTGATTACGCCGTTCGATGGAGTAATCCTTTTTGCGTAACTGTGAGTTCCTCAGGCGCTCATCGAGTACCTGAACATAATCCTGGATCTGCTCACGGGCAATCCGATCCGTCAGCTCGTGAGTCTCCTGGACCACCTGATCCATGGTGAGGGTACCGCTTGCCATTCTTGAATCAAAACCTTGTCTGAGAGAGGTGAACATTGAGTTGAAATCTGTTAAGATAGGCATGAGAATAAGTCCTTTCGTGTAGTTTGTTTGTTGTTGTTACTAACATTCTAGCACTTGGGCTTATTCTCTTTCATTTTCGACCTACAGTAACTTTACACTAAGACCAAGCGAGCAGTGCTGAACGGTGCTGCGCATTCCTGTGCGGTACTGCGCGATACTGTCTGTGTCCTATCCAAATCGAAAGGTGAATCTTACCGGAGTAAGACAGGATCTGAGTATCACTGCAATCACCGAATTATAATTTGTCACCGTTATAATTTGTAGTTTATTACAACGTTACAAAAAAGAAAGAAGAATGGCAAAGCCATTCTACTTATTGATCCGTTCTTTTAGTGTTTGACTTGGTCTGAACACAGGTTTCCTGAAGGCGTCAATTTTGACTTCTTCATTCGTTTTCGGGTTCCTTCCAATGCGTGGTGCACGGTCCTTCACCTCAAACGTGCCAAATCCTGTGATTTGGACCTTTTCTCCATCGATCAGTGCGACTTTCATCGTGTCGATGATCAGCCGAACGATCTCCTCTGCTTTCTTTTTTGTCATCGATTCTTCTTCAGCGATGAGTGCTATTACATCTGTCCTGTTCAAAACCAAATCCCCCTCGAAAAATGTTTTATATATATATCTCAATTAAAATTATAAATTTGGTTTTATATTTAGTGATTACGAAATGGTGACATTATCAGCTAATTTTTTGAAATCTCAGTGATAATTTTGCCAATATCCTCCTTCGAGAATAAGTAACGCTTATTACAGAACTGACATACCAGTTCCTCCGTTCGTCCTTCTTCATGAAGCTGCTTCAGTTCTCTTAAGCCGATGGAAATAAATGCCCGCTCCACCCGCTCTCTGGAGCAATCGCAGAAATAACGAGGCTGAGCTTCCGCATTAATGATCAAATCCATGTCGTCAAAGAGCATGTTCAGGATTTCGTGAATTGAATTTCCATCGCACAGCAGACTGGACAGCGGTGGAATTTCTTCCAGCCGGAAAGTAATCAGATCTGCCAGCATGGGATCATGTCCGGGCATCATCTGAACCATCAGTCCGCCCGCTGCCTGAACCGTCAGATCCGGATTCAGGCTTTCGCCAAGCAGCACTGCCGTAGGCAGTTGTTCTGATACCGTGTAATAATAGGCGATATCTTCCGCAATCTCGCCGGTATAGATTGGAACACTGGAGACATAAGGCTCCTTTAATCCCATATCCATAATCACCGTAAATTTTCCTTCCCTGCCGACGGCTCCGGCTACATCAAAGCGGCCGTGCTCATTCAGCGGAAGCTCCATCTCCGGATTGCCTAGATAGCCTTTAACCTCAAGGTTCATGCCTGATGTGACAAGGCAGCCCATGGATGGTCCATCTCCCTTGATCTGAACCGTCAGGCGATCCGATTCATTCTTCAGGACCGCGCCCATCATCAGTCCGCCGGTGAGCATGCGCCCCAGGAGGACCGTACCGGTCGCCGGGAGCTCATGAAGGCGCCTGGCTTCATCAACTATCTCTCTCGTATCCGCGGCAATTATCCGTACCATGCCATTCATGGCGGTTGCTCGAATCAGTTTATCCATTTATCGTAACTCCTTTTGTAAGCACATAGACGATTCTCTCAGAACCCGGAGAAGCGGGTTTTTCTGTATAACCGTCGTATTTCCCGGCAATCATAAATCCGGCAGTTTGTGCTGTTTCATCAATTTCTTCTTCTGTATGCAGATGCATGACCTGCTCTTCCGTAACCCGGTGATAAAGCGGTGGATTGTATCGTCCAGCACTCTTTCCCCTGGTCCGGATAAACGCATTAATAGTCAGCTCGAGGGTTTTCCCTACCAGCTGATTCTCCCAAACATGAAAATAATCCTCGTCATCATAGACGAACACTCCGGTCATTGCTGCTTTGGTCAGCTTATGGACGCTGGAGATATCAAAGATCAAAATCCCTGTATGTTCAAGGTTCCGGTAGCTGTTGTGCAGAAATGCCTCCAGTTCCAGTGAGTCCAAGTAATTCGGAATATCAAGAACTGAAATAATAAGGTCAAACCGATCCGGATACAGAAATGTGGGAGCCTCCCCTTTTAAAAAAGTGGCCTGCCCGGAACCGGAGTATTTATTTCTGGCCAGGGTCAGCATCTCTTCAGATGGATCGCACAGAATCATCCGTTCCAGACTGGGCAGGATCATCAAACCAGCATTGCCAGTCCCGCATCCCATATCCAGGGCGTACTTCCCCTTCACGTGAAATTGACGCATCTGACCCAGAATGAAATCAGCCATAGCCTGATAATCAAAATCCTCTTTGATCTTCTCTTCGTAGATAGCTGAAAAATCCTGATACATAATGAGTTCCTTTCCATGTTCGACAGCGCTGATTGTGATTGAAAATAAGCGCTATTCCTATTATAACTCATTCATTCACTCAGGGAAATGACTTAACGGAGATGTTTGTTGATGGTGTGTGATAATGTCACCTTGTATTTGTGCCGTAATTAGTTAACCACGTCGAAGTTCAAAAATATGTCACCCCAAACTTATAAGTTGGAGGATAATGGATCGGGAAGATTCATCGACTGCTTCCTTCGGTTGAATCCTCGAGAGGATTCATCTGAATTAATCCTTTGGATCGGTCTTCGAGAAAATTCATCGGACTGCTTCCTCCGGATCATTCTTCGGGATCGTTGTGATTCACTTAAATGTGACTGCTTGGATGTCATTCCGACCGAATGATTTTTCCAGTTTTTTGATCATGACGGATCAGCCACTGGCCTGCAAATATTTGAGCAAGCACTCCTTGGGATTGCTCCGGAGTGCTTGCTCAATTGCTTTTTGGCCCAGCCCCTCTTCAGGTTCTGAACGGTCTGAATGATTTTGATATCTTTCCCGTTCCGATCACTGCTTAATCAGGGGGTGATCGGATCAGGCGTCTGTTTTACAGTTCATCATTGGCAATGATCAGAAGCAGTTTGCCAGACTCAATCGCATTCGTAAAGATTTCAATCTCGTCGTCCTCTACTCCGAGGCGGGTAAACGCATTTTCAAATTC is a window from the Clostridiaceae bacterium HFYG-1003 genome containing:
- the hslO gene encoding Hsp33 family molecular chaperone HslO, which gives rise to MDKLIRATAMNGMVRIIAADTREIVDEARRLHELPATGTVLLGRMLTGGLMMGAVLKNESDRLTVQIKGDGPSMGCLVTSGMNLEVKGYLGNPEMELPLNEHGRFDVAGAVGREGKFTVIMDMGLKEPYVSSVPIYTGEIAEDIAYYYTVSEQLPTAVLLGESLNPDLTVQAAGGLMVQMMPGHDPMLADLITFRLEEIPPLSSLLCDGNSIHEILNMLFDDMDLIINAEAQPRYFCDCSRERVERAFISIGLRELKQLHEEGRTEELVCQFCNKRYLFSKEDIGKIITEISKN
- a CDS encoding class I SAM-dependent methyltransferase — its product is MYQDFSAIYEEKIKEDFDYQAMADFILGQMRQFHVKGKYALDMGCGTGNAGLMILPSLERMILCDPSEEMLTLARNKYSGSGQATFLKGEAPTFLYPDRFDLIISVLDIPNYLDSLELEAFLHNSYRNLEHTGILIFDISSVHKLTKAAMTGVFVYDDEDYFHVWENQLVGKTLELTINAFIRTRGKSAGRYNPPLYHRVTEEQVMHLHTEEEIDETAQTAGFMIAGKYDGYTEKPASPGSERIVYVLTKGVTING